The segment GCGTGAAGCCAGGCGTCGCGTGACAACAGATTCCGGCTGGCTCGCTGTTCGTTGTGATAACAGAGTGCTTCGCCGTGAAACATTACCTTCCAGTTCTGTCGATGCATGCGAACGGCGTAATCGACATCCTCATAGTATTTCTGGAATTGCTCATCAAAGCCGCCAACTTCAATGTAGGCCTCCCGTCGAATGAGCATAAAACAACCGGAAAGCCATTCACATGCAAACGAACCATGTCGATTCTGGTCTGTATAAAGATAGCGATCTTTTTCACCAGGAAAGAAGCAATCCATTCCCATTCGTCGGGTAAGAAAAGTGAGCGGTGTTTGCAATCTGCGCGCTGGATAACCGTATTCGCCTCCGGGAAGATACACCCGGCAACCTGCAACTCCGCAGTCCGTTTGCTGTCGCATGAAAGTTATCATTCGGTCGAGACAGCGATTCTGATTGTCAAACTGAATATCCGTGTTTAACAACAACACAAATTCGGCGTTGGATGCTGCCAGAATTAGATTGAGATTTTCCGCATAGGTTCTTCTCTCTTTGTTCACCAGAACTTCAGTCGGTTCAATAAGCTCCCGATACCGTTCCACTCCCTGTCGGGATGCGTTTTCGATCAGGAGAAGCCGAATTGGAAAAGCAGGGAGACTGGCGCGCAGCGAGAAGAGCAGATTTTGCATGTGCTCGTCATCGTCCGTGTAAATCACGCCGATATCCAAAACCGGTGGACTCATCGCCACTCCTTCATCAATCCAACCCTGTTTAACCTATCTCAACGTGTCCGCTTCGGCGTGACCAGCAATCGTGGTCTACCAGTGAACTCTGCCTTCTACATAGGCGAATTCCGTGAAGATTCC is part of the Polystyrenella longa genome and harbors:
- a CDS encoding glycosyltransferase, whose product is MSPPVLDIGVIYTDDDEHMQNLLFSLRASLPAFPIRLLLIENASRQGVERYRELIEPTEVLVNKERRTYAENLNLILAASNAEFVLLLNTDIQFDNQNRCLDRMITFMRQQTDCGVAGCRVYLPGGEYGYPARRLQTPLTFLTRRMGMDCFFPGEKDRYLYTDQNRHGSFACEWLSGCFMLIRREAYIEVGGFDEQFQKYYEDVDYAVRMHRQNWKVMFHGEALCYHNEQRASRNLLSRDAWLHARSWIRWHRKWGWNPSHLLQAESTD